The Osmerus mordax isolate fOsmMor3 chromosome 5, fOsmMor3.pri, whole genome shotgun sequence DNA window gagagagagagagagagagagagagagagagagagagagagagagagagagagagagagagagagagagaggagaggagaggagagagggagagagagagagagagagagaggagagagggagagagagagagagagagatagagagagagagagagagagagagagatcggccCTGTCGGCCCGCTGTTCCACAACGCAAGTTGgtttttcttcttcatgtaGTACAGAACATAAATTGCATAAATTGCAGTACCTGTCAGGAGGCACAGTGCGGCCTGAGCACAGAGCAGGCCTGATGTGACAGACAGATAACGGCAGGACCAATTCCATGGATTGGTCCAATTCTCCATATTACTGTAGTCCAGCCGTTCTCTTATCtgcaatgatgaatgaaacCGAATTCACTGTGTGATATATGGCTAATtccctccccaaacacacacacacacacacacacaaaagaccgTAGGAGTCTtcccttcctgtgtgtctgaAGCTCGCTCTATCAGgagagtgggtggggggtggtgggttgTCTTGGTACTTCTTTAACATGAGCAAGAAGATTGCCAAAAGGGATGACACAGATGATAATGGCTGAGTAATTACACGTGTGTAGCTCTGGGCGTGTGGCTGGCCATTCAGCTCTtatcactgtgtgtttgtgtggttggaGAAAATGCTAGTAAATGAAATGGGAATTAGCTACAGCACCAGGGGAGTCTTAATTGCTCTACTGTCGGCCCCCGATCTGTCTGAATGACACGTTTTAATGAAGACACATACAGGAGGTAATGAAGAGGTGGAAGCAACACAGatggtcaggagagagagagggagagagagggagggagcgagagtagGCACACATCTACAGACATGTAACTAAAGTCTTTTAATCAGAGCTACTTACGACTTGTGTAATTTCCGAGTCAGTTTTAGATGGAGCCGTGGAATGATTTCAAAGCCCAGGTAGACTCCCAGGCATCATACGTTAAAACTAAGGTGCTCTGAGGATACAGCTGGTAAAAGCACCAggtgtttaaaaaaatagttGTTTTTTAAAGTGTAatatgtctgtttctctctctcgctctctctctctggtctctctctttctctctctctctctctctctctggtttctctctcttcctttcctctttgTTATAGCCGTTTACCTCTGCAAaagaacaatgcaaaacaaaGCAAGACTGGAGCTGGCGGATTACGAAGCAGTAAGATTGTCTTCTGTCTGAACGTGGACAGTGTTTATTCTCGTACAGGCATCAACGTAATGACTGGAATTAAGCTGTAGAATTATTTGACTGGATTCATAACCTGCGCATGCATGTTTTGAATGCAGCGTTGGTATTTATTCTTTCTTGCAGGGAAtgtaccctctcacccccccaaaCAAAAAGGTGCTTATTTATTCGTAAACagtgtttttggtgtgtgtcaTTGTCACTTTGTTGTTTCAGGAAAGCTTAGCAAGGCTACAGAGGGCTTTTGCCAGAAAATGGGAGTTCATATTTATGCAAGCAGAAGCACAAGCAAAGTAAGTTCCCGTTCAGTTCCTAAAAGTGTTGCGTTGATGGAAGTGCAAAGTTGAATTCCCACACCAGTTCTTGTTATCATACACTCACCTTTAACTGTGACTTTCCTGCAGTTTATGTAAAACACCTTTCTGTCAGAGCAACGAAGCCTGTAAAACACATCacatctctttttcttcttctttgtatctcccctctcttcagGGTTGACAAGAAAAGAGATAAGATTGAGAGAAAAATTCTCGACAGTCAAGAGAGAGCATTCTGGGATGTACATAGACCAGTGGTAAGCCAGTTGCACCTCCAAACGCTTGTGTCATGTACTGAACATCAGGAACAACAGTTGCGCATTTGTCAGTTATTTCAGTTAAGTTAAGCCATTTTTATTACCCATTGAGTGGAAATTGTTTGACCTCGACTGTCCTCTGAACTTTAACGTTTatatttgaaaaaaaacaacagtcaaTGGCCATGCGAACATTCAGTCACAGACTCAATATCAGTCCCTGACAGAACAACGTCTGTGTTCTGTCGTTTTCATCCAGAGCCGGTGAGACACACTTCTTTAGTATTAGTTTCCGTTGGAGAATTACAAGCTTGCAGACCAGAAAGACCCAAGCTCTATGCCTAATTGGAAAAAAACAAATTCAATTTATGCATGCCTCTGAGCAGCATAATCAATTCTAATTCAGATTTCACAGTGAGGTTGTCATGCTGTTTAGCCATGTGCCCCTGGAAGGAACACCTTATTCTAACAAGcagggaatacacacacaacctcccattCCCCACAACATCATAATTTTCCTATTATTTATTTGATCTTTCACATTTATCGTAAACAAACGTTGACTCAGTAGGTAATAATCGACAAGGACTTCTAGGACTGTGGACAAAATGCCAGCAGGATGAATCAGAGAGCTTCTGGTTGGCTGTTGAGAACGAGGAAGTGGGAttgttacactgtgtgtgtgtgtgtgtttccctcacAGCCagggtgtgtaaacacaacagaGGTGGACATAAAGAAGTCCTCCAGGATGAAAAACCCTCACAAGACCAGAAAGGTACTCCTGTCATCTAAACACCCCTTCCACACGTCCTCTACGTAGAAGCTACACcacacatactaccacacacatactaccacacacatactaccacacacatactaccacacatactaccacacatactaccacacacatactaccacacatactaccacacacatactaccacacCCATACTACcacacatactaccacacacatactaccacacacatactaccacacacatactaccacacatactaccacaaacatactaccacacacatactaccacacacatactaccacacatactaccacacacatactaccacacatactaccacacacatactaccacacacatactaccacacatactaccacacacatactaccacatacatactaccacacacatactaccacacacatactaccacacacatactcgtTGAGGGTTTGGCTTGGTTTAGGAGCAGTTCTACATAGAGAGCGTACATAGAGCCCTCTGTGGCATTGCTTTTAAAAAAGGGCAAttcaaataaaatgtgattTGATATACAGTGTTCAGTAGGAACACCCAGACCTCAGGGTCTGTCAACACACAGTAGCCAATCAGCCAGCTCTCTGGCTGGCAGtagcggtcctagcacatttggcgctataggcaagatttatcaaaTCATGGGCGccgccccccccaaccacaacacggacatatgacgtggcgcggttggcgccctctgctggtagtgcgggagggttaattaatggatgcacttgggaaattgccgcccccctcttcatggcGCCCTAGACGGCTGGACCAGCACTACTGGCTGGATTCTGGATGTAGTTtggtctcttcttctcctctagtCTGTATACGGACTGCAGAATGACGTCCGCACCCACAGCCCCACCCACGTCCCCACCCCAGAGGCCAAGCTGCCCACCGAGGAAGAGCTGCAGGAACAGGTGTGTGCCCTAGGGGGCGGTCTGGCGCCTGGGTCTCCTTATTACCGTAAAGGTCCTGTAGAGCCAAACATCAAATCAAGGATTGCTTACTGTAATTCCCATTACATCTGGAATGTATACGAGACTGGGAGCCAAGGAAGAGTTGAAGATTCGTACTTTGTAAAGTACATTCCTTGACGAAAGCGTGGGTCTAGACCCTCCAGGAGTTCATACCGTTACTTGAGATACTTCATAGAAACACTGTCAGCAATTTCCCCAGAGTTAGTACCGTAGTAAAAGTCGTCCGCTTACCATTATTTTCAGATCACATTTTGGCAAGTGCAATTAGACAGGCATCGACTGAAGATGTCTAAAGTGGCCGAGAGGTGAGTGATCTTTTCTGTATCCTTGTTCCAGTTGTCTATCGATCCGTTGTTGAACCTTTAAACGCCTAATGTTGCATGTAATTAAGAACTAAAGCAACCTTGAGAAGTGTTTGGACCAAAGAACACTGAGTGGATCAGTACCAAGGTTGCCAGAACACACTGGAGCAAAGAGCCAATTTGTAATTTGTGTGAGGTTGTGCCGTAGTTTTGTATGCATTACCTTCCCTAGTTTGTAGGGTCATTCTACATTGTTTACAACAGCTATTAATGTCTGCTGTCAGAGAGCTATGCGTTTATTTTATACCGCTGTGAATTCATTCTGAATATCCAAGGTCATATAATGCAataaaagtaaataaataaataaataaaagagtaGCTAGTTTTTTTCTGCTGCAGAAAGTCTTTCATCCAATGGACCTTACATCAAATGTTTCCCTTTTATTGTGGAGTCAATTGTATTCCTGTGTCAAATTTATATTAATACCTGTTCTAGACAAATCTAGACGTGTTAACCCTCACTGTTCTGGACTTTGTAATGTTCTAAATGTTGTACTGTTGTAGAGGTGGTTCTAAGACTGGTCTGTGTTCCCCAGTCTTTTAGGCTACACGGAGCAATATGTGGAATACGACTTCTTCCTCACACCTCCAGACCCCTCCAACCCCTGGATCTCAGATGACATGGGCATTTGGGAGCtggaggccaggtgtgtgtgtgtgtgtgtacctgtgtgtatgcatgagggtgagggtgaggtaagGATTAACAGTTAGAGAGAGattatgagagagaaagagagagagagagagagagagagagtgagagagagagagagagagagagagagagagagagagagagagagagagagagagagggagggaggttggggtgggggcagggcagggcagggcagggctagtGCAGTTTCAGAAGACAATTACTGCAGCTCAGATACAGCTCTAACATCACCTAATATTAAACTCAGTTACAACTCTTAACATCACTGCAGAGCTGAAGACAAACCCCCTGCTGCTTTCATCACCGTGCCAGAATTGGACAAGTATCCAAAGATGGAGTTTGCATTAACCATAAACTCTATTCTGTGTGTAAACTGAGGACAGTTAATGTTATTGCAGTTCCATAAAGACATAGTACATTGAAACAGCCTGCTGCTGTTTCAATGAGAGAGCAGCAGTGTGTTTACGTTCGACACGTAAAAGTGAGTGAGTTTATTTTTAAAGGCAAAAAGCTTTATAAATACAGTTCTGGACACAGAACAGAAGCATTTAGGTCTAGTTCTGGACACAGAACAGTAGCATTTAGGTTTGGTTCTGGACACAGAACAGTAGCATTTAGGTCTGGTTCTGGACACAGAACAGTAGCATATAGGTTTGGTTTTGTTCAGGTCAGGCTACCTCCTTGAGTCCAACCACTTTGGACTGTAGGAAGACTGGGACCCGCTTGTGTTCACGTGGGTCTGGAGAACATGAGTTCTGCCTGATGTGATGGTCTTTTACCACCTTGTATCCACTCTGACACATGCACTTTAACCCTCTGTCAgctcacacacgcattcactgCCCTCCCTTGGGCGCTGTCTgtcatcaccacccccccctcctcgccccccccccccctcctcgccccccccccccccccccccccccatgtacaCCTCTTCTACCCATGGTGACATAGCACAGTGACAGAACTCGCAGTAAATGTTAGGTCTAGACGTAACTGCTTTGGGAGCTTTTTTCAGATGAAGGCACATTGTGTCAAGTGTGTCGACACTAGACATAGCCTGAGATAGAGGGTGTTAGAGGCAGGGGGCATAGGAAATGAGAACAAGAAAATATTTCTTATTTTGTAGGAAGGCACTATACACTTGGATCATAAAAAACTACAGTGCTactgtgttattattattattgatgatgataataatagtAATTGAATGTAATTATCTTAATTATAATTTCTCCTTAGGGGTACCTGTCATTGTGAGATTAAACTGATTAAATACTTTATGCTTAGTGAGTCATTgagtctgggtgtgtttgtgtgtcccagTAAGGAACCGGGTCAGCAGAGAGTGAAGAGATGGGCGTTTGGCATTGACGAGGTACTCAAAGACCCTGTCGGCCGGGAGCAGTTTCTCAAGTTCCTGGAATCGGAGTTTAGTTCAGAGAacctgaggtacacacacacacacacacatttttacaaACACAGAACCATTAACATTTGATGAACGTGACTCTGTGCTCCCTCTGCTGGTAATTGTTTGTAACGCGTAGCCCAGAGCTAATGTTCAGGTCAATTACAAACTGGGACTGAGAGTCATTATAATCGACTTGATTTAATGTCACGGTTGAAATGTCGAACGTAATCATCTATATTAAGGTCCTTCTAATTAGATAATGACAATAGCAATTAGAGCAAAACATTGAAAATCAGTCTTGATTTGTCCTGTTCGAAAGTTGTTCATAATTTGTAAGAAGATAGATGAAATGAACAGAAATACTAACTCAGGCGAAACTTACGGTTTCAAGGTAGATTGTTCAGGAACTGAAGTGTTCCATTCTCCAGAGTTCGACTATAACCGCCTTCCTCTATCTGGGGCCGGTGCCAGGTTCTGGTTGGCCGTCCAGGAGCTGAAGAAGCGACCAATCAGAGAGGTGCCCACGCGCGTGCAGGAGATCTGGGATGAGTTCCTGGCTTCGGGCGCGCCCAGTGCCATCAACGTGGACTCCAAGAGCTACGACAAGACAACCCAGAACGTCAAGGACCCTGGACGCTACGCCTTTGAAGATGCGCAGGTACACAGTTCACCTCCTCAGTTGTGTAATCTTGAAATAGATAACTTTAAAAAACACTAAAGTACTAGTAACACTTTCCGTGGTTAACAGAATACTTGAACATTGTCTGTCCTGTGATTTCTTGTGCCATCCCTGCCTGCATAGTGAAACTACATTATATTGACCTGGATTTTGTCCAACTGGAACTTTCACGCTACCTAGATATATATTTCAGCAACGAGACCAGTTGTGTGGATACGGGAATATTTATCTATGTGGGTAGAAGGTGTTGTAAACTCTGTTTCCATTTGATGTCTCTCATCTTCAGTTTGTCTtacccgtttgtgtgtgtgtcgaacaGGAGCACATCTACAAGCTGATGAAGAGTGACTCGTACAGTCGCTTCATCCGTTCCAGTGCCTACCAGGAACTGCTGCAGGCCAGGAAGAAGGTACAGGGGTCTCTCTTGTGCACAACACATTCTCTTCCCTCTGGGAAACATGGACTTTCTTTGGGTTCCTACTACCCCTTGTACATCTTTTACAttgtgaggagaggaaggatgctGGGTTGGAGTTAGATGTGTTTGGGTCTCTGACTTGCGCCTGGAAGAAAAGATGAATAAGGTTTCAGCTGACAGTTATGGTGGAGTTACTGGAGGTGTAGTTTCACATGCATTTTACGTAGTAGCCCACTTTTGAGTTCTTAGGGATTGTCGTGCAATACACATACTCACAtcaatttgttttgtttcaaaacactggttattatttatttgtgttGAGTACATTTTAATCGTTCTCGTTCGAAGCACATCATTCCTCAGTTACAGTTTATTTTATTCTTATGTCATTGTTCTCACCGGCCTCCCAAGATCAGCCCCTTCTACAGTCACCATTGCCTCACTTCACTTTTGGTTTtagctctttctttctttcccggctcctttcttttgtttgtctttttctttcaccTAACTGAGTATCAAGGCATTCAAGACCGCAGGACCTCCTTTGAGAAATTCACTCGAAATGTGGTAAGTGGAACGTCCGGCTCTGGGTGGACCCAACCAGCCAAACAGATAAAGCCCATTCACAAGCTTTATCGCTCCTCCGTGTGGGCTAGGTCGTCtgtctttctgctgtttggcctTCCCTGTCCTACCCCTCCAACACTTCTCTCCCGCTACATCTCCGACAGGACCTTGGTGAAACGTGCCCCCTTTATCTGATCCCGTAGGCCTACCTCTGGACCAAATACACATACTATATACTCTCTTTTTCATGGATCATCTTCATCTTCTGTTTGTGTGACAGAATGATCTAATAACAAAATAACATACAAAATATTTTATATGATTGCTAAATTTTTATGATTGCATATtatattatttgtttttaataatGTTGGTATGATCCTGTTAGTCTTGTGCTATACATTTccagatagggttagggttatttgaGGGTCACGTGTTGATAATGTCTTTGTCAATGTCAAAACCTGTTTGTGCTCGGCATGTCTCAACATTTTGGCCTTCTGAAGCCATGCGGCCAAAACGTCCTCCCTcactgtgtgttctctccttgtCCCCACAGAAAAGTAAGAACTTATTTTGAAGGATTTTGCTTCCAGGTAATGCTGCCAAATGTGCTTCTGTGGCATGCTGTTCCCCTTCTGCACTGTCTTGTAtctcctctgtcttctcctGACCCCTCTTCGAGCCCTGCATGGAAATCTAACGCTTGTCTTAAAAGGATTATAATCTATGAAGAGACCAATAAACAATAGAGAATAGAATGTGTATTGCACgaatagggagtcagttggctgagtggtgagggaatcgggctagtaatccgaaggttgccagttcgattcccggtcatgccaactgacgtcgtgtccttgggcaaggcacttcaccctacttgcctcgggggaatgtccctgtacttactgtaagtcgctctggataagagcgtctgctaaatgactaaatgtaaatgtaactgtaaaTTGAAACACGCTAGtataaatactgtacacacttGCTATCAATGTTTACACTGGAGGCCTGGAGAATTGCCGTGTAGTTACTGTGGACGATCCACAAGAATCACGTCACACTAAACCCAGACAGGCTGACCTCACATCTCTCTGCCAACACTGTGACATTCATCCACACCACAGACCAACCTGTCCGTCTTCACGTTTGTCACCACGCTTAATCCCCTTCGTCTCCCTCCCCCGTCTCGCAGGGGAAATCCCTCACATCGAAGAAGATGACCAGTCTTGTGCCATCATGCTAAGAACACGTCTCCCTTGGATAGGGGAAGGACACATATCATCTCTATGTCATCGTTGCACGCCGTCTCCTTCCTAATCAGACAATGAGCTGGACTGTACACCAGGTGTTGCATGTCCAAGGAGGGGGAGCCCTTCTTCCTGTTACCTgatgtgtttcctgtctgtggAGAGACGCTGTTGGGACTAGTAAAGACGAAAGGCAGACAGTATCATTGGTCCAGATCTTTCCACCGTAATTCGCTGGGCCTcaaattctctatctctctcttctcaatcCATTCTTTCTCCCAaactctcactgtctctgtttTATTCTTTCCGGCTAATTCTTATGATGtcagaaatgtaaaaaataaagagtAAAATTGAATCAAATGTAAAATTACAATGTCATCAATGATACACAATCTGAAATCACAGATTATTTGTCATGCTATTCTGGAGGTGTTGTGTGGAATGCatattatatacagtatatatgctattattatatatattttgcatCACATTGATTTTATTGCACTACAATAATTAGCACATGCTGTTTTCATTGCACTTTTCATTTCAGTCACACTGGAAATGTCTAAAATGCTGTCTTCTGTTTTATGTACAACATAGTTCTTTGTTACTCTCTCCtgcatttatttttataccataTTTAAATACACttttaattaaaatgtattaaagTTGGCCCTTGATCTGTTTTGCTAGTTGGTGTGTGCATTTATTCCTAATCTCACTTTGCCATGAGTGTTCAGATgataattttcttttttttcccactATTGTGGATCAGGGCTCTTCACCACTGTTGCACATTGCTAGAGGCAACTGTAGTCCTTGCCACTAGATGGTGCTATAACTCACAGAGCTGCCAACTTCCCTAATCTAAGTCCCTCACTTTAGAAATCCAATATAACACCAGTTTCAATGTTATATCCCCTTTCTGTGTCTGCAGACCGATACAGTTACTATGTTTTCAAGAAGACTTTTTTGTGGTGCAACAGTGAGGTGCCATCTTTCACTGGTGTAGCTCAGACAGTGTCTGAGGTTAGGATCTGTTGACGTGTTCCATCTTTGATGCTATATGTCAGACTGTGTTTCCAAGACTGTGTCTGTCCCATTGGCCAGCCCTTTGGGAACCACAGACGCACAGGCTGTCTTTATGGAAAAACCGAACAATGTGAATGGCACTTTTCAAAGCATCCTGTCAAACAATGATTAATGGGTCCCTGCTTTACCATGTCCATATACTTGGGATGGGGATACTGTGTGTTGTGGTCAggaagagacagtgagaaacaagagaatatgagagagagagacagggctgagatggagagagagagacagggtggagatggagagagagagacagagatggagagagagagagatggagagagagagacagggctgagatggagagagagagacagggctgagatggagagagagagacagagatgagatggagagagagagacagggctgaaatggagagagagatagatgagatggagagggagagacagggctgagatggagagagagagacagggctgagatggagggggacaggagagacagagatgagttggagggggaaaggagagagaggagaatgggagtgagagagacatcagGTTGAtatggagaggagcaggagagagagcgagagagcaacagagctgagatggaggggaagggggcagcacaactgtgtgagtgtcagagtgagagagtgacagagtgacagagtgacagagtgagagagtgacagagagagagagagagagtgaggagagagtagagagtgacagagagagagagagagagagagagaggaacagacaggataggagagagagaaacaatgtACCAGGGGATTCCAAAAGAGGACAGTTAATTGTGAgtaagtggaggaggggagataagtGAAcgtcaaagagaaagagagagagagagagagagagagagaagaagaagggtagagagttagagagaagtggagaggcgTGCGTTGATCAGAGCCAATAGAATGTGATGAGGTAACAGAGTTGACTCCTATACTTGCTGGAACAACAAGGAGTGGAGAAACGGAGCCACAAGCCATTAAC harbors:
- the rgs7a gene encoding regulator of G-protein signaling 7a, translated to MAQTNSVGQGTNGVTDESPNMIVYRKMEDVIARMQDEKNGIPIRTVKSFLSKIPSVFSGSDIVQWMIKNLNIEDQVEALHLGTLMAAHGYLFPISDHVLTLKDDGTFYRFQTPYFWPSNCWEPENTDYAVYLCKRTMQNKARLELADYEAESLARLQRAFARKWEFIFMQAEAQAKVDKKRDKIERKILDSQERAFWDVHRPVPGCVNTTEVDIKKSSRMKNPHKTRKSVYGLQNDVRTHSPTHVPTPEAKLPTEEELQEQITFWQVQLDRHRLKMSKVAESLLGYTEQYVEYDFFLTPPDPSNPWISDDMGIWELEASKEPGQQRVKRWAFGIDEVLKDPVGREQFLKFLESEFSSENLRFWLAVQELKKRPIREVPTRVQEIWDEFLASGAPSAINVDSKSYDKTTQNVKDPGRYAFEDAQEHIYKLMKSDSYSRFIRSSAYQELLQARKKKSKNLF